The sequence GTAGGATGTGTCGAACAAGCGGAAGATGCGCTTACAACGATGGTATCTAAGTGTGAAAGTCCAACTTCTATACCACCACAAATGCCTCTACCTGCGCCAAAAGTCGAGGACGAACCGGCAGAAGATACCAGTATGGATTTTGCTGCTagtattgaaaaagtaaaagatgtacgtgatttatacattttatttcctttttaaaattattatattatgttgaATGTAATTAaggtatattataattattaaattttatttataatagtatGGATGGTATTGGGGCCCAATATCTGGTGAAGCTGCAGAGAAGATACTGTCGAATGAACCAGACGGGTCATTCATTGTACGAGACAGTAGCGATGATCATTATATTTTTTCCTTATCATTTAGACTTAACAGCTGTGTGCGACATGTAAGAATAGAGCACGATCAGGGTaagttttatgtttttattGATACAGTTTTTCTATACACcgtcattttttaaatacaattttaatgtCATGTGCATTGTATATGTAGGTAATTTCAGCTTTGGAAGTTGCACAAAATTCAAGTCTCATACAATTGTCGACTTTATCGAGAATGCGGTAGAACATTCACGTAGTGGACGGTATTTGTTTTTTCTTCATCGACGGCCAGTGTTAGGTCCAATGCGTGTGCAACTTCTTCACCCAGTGTCAAGATTTAAACAGGTTCAAAGTTTACAGCATACATGCAGATTTGTTATTTTGAAGATGGTACGCAGGGATCTTATTCCCACTCTACCTCTGCCTCGGCGGCTCATTGATTACCTGAGCACGCCTCATTACTACAGTGAACAGTTAGCTGAACAGGACGATAGAGCTGAATCTCCTGTTAGTTCTTCAACTGGTGAATTAGAGAAGATTTGTTTCACACCACAAGGCCTATCGTGAGGTACAAATATATAATCTTTTGTCCTTCATTTTTGTGAAATACTTGCCAAATGTTTAGTATGTATGGTTTAAGATTTAAGATTTCACACAATTTCGTTCCAtatgattttgttaaagaataTTACGATTAAATATGGGAATAAcctatttttacatatattatacgttaaattaaatttgaaatatacaatttttatatctgtTTGAAAAGAAGGGTAATCCGTTCCACGCAGTTcgtatatagaaaaatatagttAATCGCATAAAAGTACTAAACGAATTGGAAAACAAAAGGTAAAATTACTTCGATGATAATTTTCAATCAGAATTCATATTGAAACGATTAAAAATGCACAAGTAGATTGATATCAGATCTTGAATTTTTGATTTTCTCATTTTGTCATAAAATGATTTCCAGAGCACTTATATAATAATCTCAACAAATTCTATGTTATCAGTTTTAATATAAGttcctgttttttattttaaaataccttTACAAGTTCATACGATGCAATGAatgtataatattcatatatgtataatgatgCAAAACGGTGATCGAATAACTCCTTCTTGCGTGCCATATATCTCATACTACTCTGTTCATATAGACATTAAAATCATAATGTTCTTTATTCATTGGTTTTTGGCTAATAAATTATGCTTTTGCCAGAGATTATTCAGTTATGCATTTCACTACTTTCTGTAAAAGTTTAAAACATGTTTTTTAACGTAAATAGAAagaatatgaatataattaatctaCTTCCTACATTTGACGTTCCACTTTATTGAATGATCAATATAGagtcaataaataattttaaatatgatgCACATGCAAGCAATTATGGAAAAATGCTGTAGACTAACACATTATATCGAGGTATAATCTGGCATATATAAAAATCAGTTATATCTGTCAACTGTAGAAAATCTCAATATTAATCAGTTCAACATGTTGTTATATCGTGTTTTAAGTTTAGAAGTAGCTGCCACAGACTGATTAACTTAGACAAAATATTCAACGAATTAATGGAATcataatatagtataaatattttcattcaagCATCAATCGTATTTTTCCGCAAATTATTATCATAATCATTTCCAAGAATAATCTTTGGATGGAACATGTTATTTTAGATTGctttataatgtaaatatttttgtgtACATTACTTGattttatagaataattaaatcgccaggaatttattaatatctggcacattagatatatatatatattttgtgatTCTTTAAGTCTATAAAGGATAATTAATATATGATGTGCAATCTTTTAAATGTATTACACTTGTTTGCATTCTTTATAGCCAATTTTAAAATAAGGTTTAATGATATTTACCTTGAAAGGGTAAGAGCTTCTTTGTTAAAACTGATTAGCGACTGGtgctatataaaattataaattatagaattctGATTCCTTAAATTATACAGTTGAATCAAGATAATCCAAGTCACTGTTTATTCTTGTGCTCAGATAAACTTAGCAAGATTACATCGTGCAATGCACTTGATCGAATTtagttatattaaatatttaattttttataagtgGTAGTTTTACCTATGTAaatgatttttttcttttaattcggATAAAGTTTCCGAAACTTACATTCTCGAATTATATTTGATTTGCAATTATTATATAGATTTTAGATTGTAGCttaatattaagaatttatataaGTCAAGtgaaaagttttcaatttacaATTTTGACTAACCAAATGGAAAAGTAGAAAGGAGCTTCAGATAAGATTTAGTAAATTGTaatgatacatatttttatttttgtcccTTACCTCTGAAGAGATGTATAAACTCATCTTCAGAAACAGAGACAttactttgataaattttgtattgtgtaatgttatacagaGCTCGCTATGAAGCATTGATATAAAGATAGATTTTTCAAGAAAGGGGAAAGTTTTTATACAAAATGTGTACTAACTGTTActagaaaaatttattaacgaaTCTTTGTTTTACTTTATCTTTAAATTGCTTTTACTGTGCAGCTTCATGAATCATGGAATAGCAAGGgccacatatacatacatattgctCAGAAGTTTTTGTTGCACTTTCGTGAACTTTGCAGTactaaataaacaaattttatactcAATATTCACGTGGTAGATTTTGCAATATAATTACTATTACCAGATTGTCTGACAAGACTATGTCTAAGGATAAATCTAAACATATGTGAAGCATGTGCGTATAATTAATGGTTAAAGGCACCATGATACCTCAGCCACAGCGGCAGGTATATAGAGCAGAATTAGTACCATTTTATAACAAATGTATTTTACATTAATATAAGTTGCACATATGTATTCTTGTGAAGAAATTAgcattattgaaaaatatcaatACTTTATTTGATTATGTTTCACTATTATTAacatcaaaattaaaaaaaaaaagaaaaaaaaaatacgaaaacTCTATGCCAAGTGCTATTGgatgatataatatatgttcagaagatatttcttttatgtGATTATATATAAGTAAGCGTGGCATTGAATAACAGcttcgtatttttataatgtCTCTCCAATGAGGATATgtagaaagtaataaatttaattctacATTTTTGATACTAAAATGTGATATTATCGTTAATGTTAAAGTTTGCAATTGACCGTACATTTTCAAGACAAAGTGTTCTTTCatggtattaaaatattcttgaagCAGTAtccttttaaatagaaaatcttTAAATCTGATTATGAAAATGTATGctcaatttaatatttaattagaaatttattataacaaaTCTTTTATAAAAGAGAAGGGAAATGCACTTGgcatagaacaataatttatttcttatatgcCAAAGTTTATAATTGTATTCAAAGTATAacattaatttatcaattaagaTATTGTgttaaaatatatgttatttatGTATTGTTCTAAAACGCTATTTTAGTccactatatatacatatatttgtatatgtatattcggTTTTGcagaattgtataaaaataagtaaatgtatGCAAAGGGTACCATAACAAAAGTAGAAAAGTTAAAGGTTACTTGTACAAGTTATATTTCTAAGACACGCGATGTTGTACTTTGATTATAATGTtccgatatatacaattttttattattgtttattataaataattgacaAGTGCTAGTCATAAACATTGCGTCTTAAGTTGGAGTTCAGTATTGTTTactaataaatatcaatttacttccaaatatttgtatttatttttttatctttttcaaagatataatccaaacatatttttaatagaagGGGGCGCTAAAGCTATGTAAGTTCTTTgttgttattttaataattattctttcttaaattatgattttatattcttcaatttatttattctagTCTAATATAATTTATCACCAAGTTCGATGGCTATTAGAGTGAAGGATGCATGATAATCAGAAACCTATCACAAATcttgcaattttgtaaatatttaatgtaatatgaGGTATGCTTTCCAACATGCACAACAGAAGTGTGCACGACTTATCGAAACATTAAGACAGATGTATTacactacaaaaaaaaaaaaaaaaaaaaaaaaagaaaaaagaaagaaaaaaaaaggataatctTCGTTTACTTTTATGATAAAAGAACTTTAAGTTTAAATTCAAAAAAATATCCTACTTTTATAAGCCTTTTTCATCTACAAttaagtttttataattttgtaatggTAACATTAATTTCACTATAAGTTTTAAATGTACAAATTTCGTTACACTCCTCAAATATCTATAATATACTCATCCAAAATGTTATTTCAGCttctttttgtaaatatttttcaatatcacAATAAAATGATTTAACAAAGAATTGTTTACTGATGAATATTTAGTACTATGTTCGTAATTGTAATACATTCATTATTTACATAGTTTAATTACACGTAATTTGTAATTCATTTGCACAACTCAGATTTCCCATATCTATGAGCACAAGaaaaaattttgttcattacttCATTAACTAATTCAGTCAAAGGTACTCTAAGTGTAAACAAATGCATATGTATTTGATTACCCATGTTTGTACGGTAATGTTgagaataaaatacattttttaagacTAATATCCTGAGTTgttaatttgtttttaattcaGTACTTTTACCACTATTACACATGACCGTAAAACATGTTTGTAAGTACATATCACAttccaataaaattttaattcaaacataatatgtattttacacTGAATCGTATGATATTTCAATTACAATTTTGTTTCCAATAAAGTATTGAACATCTTAATTTAAGGTGGAATACCAAGTGTTTTTCTAACTAGTTTTTgggcaattttttcaaattctgcGCGATCTTCTCTCCACATTTTTGCTGCATCAACATTTGCTCCACTTTCATCATTTGGCTCTGCTAACATACTTACCACACTTAACAATATCTTTTCTACACTTTGAACCGGACTCCACCTTTCTGCACTGCTTTCATAGCCCATAGGATCGTCACCGGGTGCATGTAATATACTTATACATACTCTACCATCTGCATAAACTAAAGAAAGGTAAATTCTTGTTAATTTTTGTGGATTCATGATGAATCAGCATAGTAATTTGATATTTCAGTAAAAAAAAATCTTTACTATTTGGATGGAACATTTCACAAGTGAATTGCATCTTTGGCGGACTTAGTGGGTAATCTGGGGGAAATATAAGTTTTGCTGGAAAAACACCACCTTCAAAGCATGTTCCTTCTGGTCCACTGTAAACATGCATTTTGACGTTCAACTTGTAAAATTcaaaaaaagatggaaatatAGGGCAGACATTTTATTATGAACACGTTATGCATAAAAACGAATTTTTGCGGGTgaagaaaagatttttataaataaaaaataaatttctaaatacgTACGTAATACGTAAATACGTACGTGATTAAGGCTTCCCATTCGaaaaaattttcttcatttattGGACCAGCGATAATACCTTCAGGTGGATTTAAGGTTAACTCTGCAAGTTATGCGGTACTTATTACATTATCGTTTAAAATCAAATAGAAAGAATAGCAAAAGGGGAAGTTTTATACGATTTCTTTAGTGTAGTGTCAACTGcaagaaattaaatttgattcTCACGTTTGTACTCTGCCATTAATCGTCTCAGTGCAGAACCCGCCATTGTTTTGGTTATAGGGGTTAATGACGGCAATTTAATGAAACgtcaaaaattgaatattaggTTAAAGCTGGTTAAAgtaacagagagagagagagagagagagagagagaatcatTAACGGCATTTATACGAAACTAAAAAAACAATTaatcgttttatattttatattttatattgttcttaAACTGGAACAATGACAATGTAAAGTTTTAAATGGCGACAGAAGAACATAAATATTTAGcagatattataaaaaatacacaTGCCACGTTGCGACAAGAAGCTCAGGATTACGGACCTGAGATTGCATGGAAACGACATATACGTCGTAAAGACATTTTGCAggtttgattaattttttttataaatattaagataaaataatagtaGTATTCGCGCGTAAGATATTGTAAGATAACCTTATGTATGTGTTTTAGAAATATGCTTCTTGTATGGAAAAATTGGCAACTATCCACTGGATGGAAAATAACTTAAACACCAAGAGTTCAACGTATTCGAGAATAGAATGGATCAAATATCAAtgtgaagaatattttttaaacgaagGAAGACAGAAATACGATTTGAGAGAAGAAGATATTAAACTGAAAATAGACACAAATTTGTCAAAAACTGAAGTTGCCATAAATTGTAATGTAAATGTTAAATGTAAGAAAGATCAAATATTGGAAAACTTCGATAATGATATTCAGAAATCAGTtcaaaagatattattattggaTGTAGGCAGTTGTTATAATCCGTTTGAAGCTCTAGATATATTTGAAGTAACTGCAATAGATCTAAATGGTATACCAGATAAAGTTTTTTGCTGTGActttttaaatgttcaaatcgGACAAGAAACATTATATTCAAAcgataaagaagaaattttgCAATTGCCTGAAAACTATTTTCAGGTAGTTGTATTTTCTTTACTTTTGGAATATTTACCCTGCCCAAAACAAAGATATTTATGTTGTAAAAAAGCCTATGATTTATTGCAACCAGGTGGTATACTTTTTATCATAAGCCCCGATTCAAAACATGTTAATGCAAATGCTAAGATCATAAAATCATGGAGATACGTCCTGAGTAAATTAGGATTTATGAGAATAAAATACGAGAAATTGCAACATATACATTGCATAATATTCAGAAAATGCGTGTTTAAACATGTTGCATCAAGGTGGGCGAATTTGCAAGTATTGCCGCAGGATGATGCTTTATTTTTAGATGATACTTCAATTTATATTCCACAAGATTTCCGAGATGTATCTAACAAAATTAAAGAACGAGATAAGCAAGAGTACGATACGAATGAAGTAATGACTATGTTCAATGAATTACCTTTTGAGCAAATGTAACAAGCAAGATTAAcggttaatttttattttttaaaattgtaaatatagatataactctgataaagaattgcggcaaaaaataaatattgacaTTTTTAACTAGTTTTGAtgaatcttatttttattttttcagatTGTGTCATGTTAATTCTAGCGATTCTAGTAAGTTAtggtaacttttttttttatgttatatctGGTTACGTATAGGGACATGCTTTCATATAATTTCCTAGAATTCATCTTATTCATTTTACACGCCATTTTGAATGTTCTTTTCTAACTTCTGTTCGTTAGGTGCACACGTGGTGAGATTACTTTTACCGTTTATGATATCTggatattgtattttttattagctGATCTAATAAGGTAGATCGATCAAGTATTTCGTTAAAAGAAACCaaagaatttaacaaatttttaataaattgaatagaaaatattttattttctttgatcGCTGTATAGGTTATCATAGAGATgccaattttcatatttatgcaTGTACATAGATAAGAGTaatggaaaattttaatatatataattctttcaGATCGTTCACAATGTCGTCCCATTTAAATTGGATGATTATTCGCAATAACAATGCATTCCTTTTGAAGAAACGTAAcattaataaaccattttctaCGGTTTGTATTACATATACACTGTTGTATGATCGAACAATTTTCTTTTCGCAGCTAATGACTTTCATGAGAATTTATAATTTGACGTGTGATATAAACTTTCAGGAACCAAATAATTTGAACAATTTGAGTAGCTACCGTTATTCTGGTTTGATTCATAGGAAAAGCGTAGGTGTTGTCGATACGGCTGATAAAAAAGGATTTACTGTAGTGTATAAAAAAGCTAAAGCTATGAACAAGCCAGCAAAAGCTACAGTTAGGTGTACAATGAAAGCAGGAGCTCGTCGTTCTCTATATAAGTTGAAGCGATTGCTTACAAAGAACAAGTATCGCGTAGACCTTACAAaggtaaattaattttgaacAAGAAGTGGAGTATATTTATAATCTATTTAAAAGAAGTTTCAATACACGTTGTAATATTTTCAGGCTGCCTTGCGTCGCGCCAGTGCCGTGTTACGTTCTCAGAAGCCTTTGCCTGCTAAGAAGACCCGTACGACCAAAAAGGCTGATTAATTTGTatacattaataaatatacattttaatgtaaatttacaGACAtgacatatactgtgaagaagatttattaacttattaattatttcaccaAGATGTAACTAATTTAGTTGCCTATGATAATTGCCTTTTATCGGGAGAAACATagatactttaattttaattgtagtATTTCTTCTTTACAGTTATAtccaatatatttatttaacaattccTATTAAAAAGATTGCATATAGATAAGCGTAAAAGATTGTACATACATTGCGGAAGGTGAGTTATCTAATCCGATATTCGGTTTGGAAAATATGTTTAAGTTgatattgtttattttaattacagaaTTAGTATATCGCTAGGATATTAGGAAGGCATTTTTACTTAGGTGAGTTGCATCGTTTTTTTCGGCTTTGACGACTTGTATAGCTCGTTCACGATGATTCTTTTAACCAGCAAGATCGATGATTGCCACggttaaattttgtatttgctATCTGAAATATATGTCGTggatattatgtatatgtaagcttgaataaatcaatatcattaatattaacaatatttctaGGTTTAAATGCAAATGTACTTGGTTGTTCCGCAGCATCCAAACCGGGTgagtacaatttttaaatattacgttAATTAGCTTTCTCTGCGAGGTGATGTTACGATGAAACTTTTTAACCACCAAGATCTATGAGTGCCGTGATTAGTCACAGTATTTGCTAACTGAAATGTATAAATGACAATATTACTTTACAAAGATAAGAATATtgctattattaaatataaatcatttcAGGTTCATAGACTGACAACGCTTGCGGAagacaattataataaaatgtaagtataatgttttattaattagATTATCTATTATTAAACTACAAATGATGAGATGCTGAACCACCAAGATCTATGAATGCCATGATTAGTCACAGTATTTGCTAACTGAAATGTATAAATGACAATATTACTTTACAAagataagaatattattattattattaaatataaatcattttagGTTCATAGACTGACAACGCTTGCGGAagacaattataataaaatgtaagtataatgttttattaattagATTATCTATTATTAAACTACAAATGATGAGATGCTGAACCACCAAGATCTATGAATGCCATGATTAGTCACAGTATTTGCTAACTGAAATGTATAAATGACAATATTACTTTACAAagataagaatattattattattattaaatataaatcattttagGTTCATAGACTGACAACGCTCGCGGAAGACAATTATAGCAAAATGTAAGTATaatgttttgttaattggattatttattattaaactacaAATGATGAGATTCTGAACCACCAAGATCTATGAATGCCATGATTAGTCACAGTATTTGCTAACTGATTAATTCGTGCGAAAAAGTAATTGATAGAAAACAAGAAGTACAGTTAATATAGTTTgtgttttgtcttttttttttgtatagaCGATTGGGACCCAAGGATGATGCTTGAAAATTAACGCTTCGCAAGAGAGGTAAGGAATTTATTTATCGATGTTCAAAATTAAATGATTTTCGCCTTACGTGTCTATGCCGTCGTGATGATTCGATCACCAAGATCTATGAGAGCCATGATTTTGAATTTGCTACTTCTGAACATATCGTATTTGACTTAATTATTGTACTTATATAAAAGAAACAGtagaaattatgtattttttatattttgcgcAGGTTAATGATTGTAGGAGGACGACGGATACTTTTGGACTGAACCGAGAATACGAAAAAGAAtagcataataatataatagtacgaTATAGCAATTcgatttatgtttattttacatATGCTAATAAAAACATATACGATAAATGCagctttctttttactttttcctcttttaggatcgttacacgtagtagtagcagcagctttgtcgaaacaatttatcgaaAGCGATATGGTTTCTTTTTCAGAATTATACATTTAGAGAGATCAACTTCTTCGGTACGACGATCGTCTGCCGCGCAGTGTCGTTTAACGCCAATCGTGACATTTATCTAAATTAAGCGAAATCCAATAACTATTTAAGTTGGGAAATTGCACATTAGTCGAAAGACAGTTATAGCGAAGTGTGCAGAAAGGCGAAGCAGGAGGACATAAACAGTCGATTAAAGACGACAGTATGTATGCACGGTTTTTACGATTGCCGATTTTAGTCGACGCTCGACCGTGAGCATATATTCAGGAGGATTATATTCGGCGGCAGTCGACTCTCGTACCGACGAGGTTAACAAGATTATAATGCACGAGGTCTTTGATAGTTCATTTTTGTCGTTTATTTTTAGTAAGTTACTACATTTAATTTAAACAGATTAAATACTGATTTAATTACGGTAACGGTAGTTGTTATTTTAGTATCGTTTTCCAAGGAATAGGTggtttttgaaaaatgatagcGATACCGACTACGCAAAAGTTCTGTCCGATTTCGATCAAGAAAGATCAATCGAAGCTAGTATTTGTTAGCAATCATATTTCTTACAAGTATAGACAGTGATAACTAATTTCGGTAACTAACTCTGAAGCAATTCggcttaaataataattaaaagtttcgtGTCACTTATCGATTCTTTTTTCTCATATTCGCAAAATATAAAGCGTTTCGTTACCGTTGGATCGAAAATAAACGATGCCCTTCTTTCCCAACAGTcgtataattttcacaaaaggctGGAATATTTGCgcgaagaatttcaatttcgcgAACCGGCGGTGGCTGCATGTTTAATACTTATTCGATATCGGCTTAATATCACATCGTGGTATTAGCATTTTATTAATGTTGGTCACGAGCGAAACGGTGGCTCTTTGTTCGAAACCTTTGGCAAAGAAAATAGTTTCCCGAGTTTGTACTTACGTACTAGCGTTcgtgttttattaaaaagaatcgCCGCTACGTTAATCGGATTCGTTCGCGATTCCTTCAACCATGTTCGATAAGGAAACTCTGCTTTCGTTAACATGTTTCGATGGAATGTGTCGTAGCCCGCGAAGGAATTTAATATTCTACGTAAGGATTTCAAGAGCGACGTTTGAAACTAACGTTTGTGACACTGAGTATAGGAGTGGCATCGTGGCAGTGCGTTCGTCTTTTAAACTCTCGAAGGTCTTTAGTATAGAGGAATGTTCTCGAGTCGTGGATCAATGGAACTCTATTTTCCACGCGTTAGGCGTACCAGGACCATTTCTATTATCCTTCAATCCCGTAATAGGCAGATTCAGCTATGGGATCGCGCAGTGGCAAGGCTGAAAAGTTGGAAGAGAAGCGTCTGgcgtttcttttttccctttcgcCCCTGAGGAGAGAGTTTAACGAGACACCACTTTTCATAATTCGAGGAACGAACTCTATCGTTTTTTCCGGCGAGGAGCGCGCGCGAGCCTCGATCGATTTTCTTAACCGTCTTTTCTCCCGTGCCTCGAAGCTGCTCTCGGccgcaaaagaaagaaaataaggcTGCAATGACAGAAGGTTTCACGGTGGGGCAGACACCGCTGCCTGGCTGCCACCAGCACTTCCAACCTTCTACCCTATAGCCAAAGAGTATCCGGACTGTGAGAAGGACGAGGACGGACGGATGGCAGGTCGGCGTGCGAAAAAAGGATGGAACAGCGAGATGACGAAAAGAGCCAGGGAGCAAGGAGAGAGAACGACGGAGAGACATAgcgatagagagagagagagagagagagagaga comes from Bombus terrestris chromosome 7, iyBomTerr1.2, whole genome shotgun sequence and encodes:
- the LOC100644043 gene encoding ubiquitin-conjugating enzyme E2 G2 isoform X1, producing MAGSALRRLMAEYKQLTLNPPEGIIAGPINEENFFEWEALITGPEGTCFEGGVFPAKLIFPPDYPLSPPKMQFTCEMFHPNIYADGRVCISILHAPGDDPMGYESSAERWSPVQSVEKILLSVVSMLAEPNDESGANVDAAKMWREDRAEFEKIAQKLVRKTLGIPP
- the LOC100644276 gene encoding 60S ribosomal protein L28, which translates into the protein MSSHLNWMIIRNNNAFLLKKRNINKPFSTEPNNLNNLSSYRYSGLIHRKSVGVVDTADKKGFTVVYKKAKAMNKPAKATVRCTMKAGARRSLYKLKRLLTKNKYRVDLTKAALRRASAVLRSQKPLPAKKTRTTKKAD
- the LOC100644156 gene encoding S-adenosylmethionine sensor upstream of mTORC1; protein product: MATEEHKYLADIIKNTHATLRQEAQDYGPEIAWKRHIRRKDILQKYASCMEKLATIHWMENNLNTKSSTYSRIEWIKYQCEEYFLNEGRQKYDLREEDIKLKIDTNLSKTEVAINCNVNVKCKKDQILENFDNDIQKSVQKILLLDVGSCYNPFEALDIFEVTAIDLNGIPDKVFCCDFLNVQIGQETLYSNDKEEILQLPENYFQVVVFSLLLEYLPCPKQRYLCCKKAYDLLQPGGILFIISPDSKHVNANAKIIKSWRYVLSKLGFMRIKYEKLQHIHCIIFRKCVFKHVASRWANLQVLPQDDALFLDDTSIYIPQDFRDVSNKIKERDKQEYDTNEVMTMFNELPFEQM
- the LOC100644043 gene encoding ubiquitin-conjugating enzyme E2 G2 isoform X2 — encoded protein: MQFTCEMFHPNIYADGRVCISILHAPGDDPMGYESSAERWSPVQSVEKILLSVVSMLAEPNDESGANVDAAKMWREDRAEFEKIAQKLVRKTLGIPP